From Nicotiana tabacum cultivar K326 chromosome 20, ASM71507v2, whole genome shotgun sequence, one genomic window encodes:
- the LOC142174182 gene encoding uncharacterized protein LOC142174182, translated as MITDIEAVTSAQETQGQRVQQESTVFEKNRILKQQMTKMCQAWARGQGQPRHKSHFATQQEQYYSSEYHSYLFDLPANIEKPARKMVQEKISQIVKSLEQRLKNIQGLAGQKSVAFKELCMFPDVHLPPGFKTPKFEKYDGHGDPIAHMKRYCNQLRGAGRNEELLMAYFRESLTRVASEWFLDQDTSRWYVWDDMAQAFVKQFQYNIDIAPDCNSLSNLKKKPSESFREYAIKWREQAAQVKPPMNDHELITVFLQAQEPDYFQNMMSTVDKSFSEAIKMGEMIENGLKTRKIISQAVFKIATQAVRVESDNFSDTNDKVKEIMMTSRSRRGPRRISRRYEQPPQVFHDSTEQYYPPQNPQYSVAPPQYVVQPPKHPRRRARASRNLQQPPQNF; from the coding sequence atgataactgacatcgaagctgttacaagtgctcaagagactcagggtcagagggttcaacaagagtctaccgtgtttgagaaaaatagaatactgaaacagcaaatgaccaaaatgtgtcaagcatgggcccgtggtcaaggacagcctcgtcataaGTCACATTTTgctacacaacaagagcagtactaCTCttctgagtaccactcgtacttgtttgatcttcctgcaaacattgagaagcctgcccgaaagatggtacaggaaaaAATAAGCCAAatagtgaaaagcttagaacaacggttgaaaaacatacaagggttggcaggtcaaaagagtgttgccttcaaagaactatgtatgttccccgatgtccacttgccgcctggtttcaagactcccaaatttgaaaagtatgatggacatggagaccccatagcccacatgaaaaggtattgcaatcaactgagaggagCGGGAAGAAACGaagaattgttaatggcttattTTAGGGAAAGCCTTACGAGAGTAGCATCCgaatggtttttggatcaagacacatctcgctggtatgtttgggatgacatggcacaggcctttgtcaaacagttccaatacaacattgacattgccccagattgcaattccctttcaaacctgaagaagaaaccaagtgaaagtttcagggaatatgccattaaatggagagaacaagcagctcaagttaagccacccatgaatgaccacgagctaatcactgtcttccttcaagcacaagaaccagattactttcaaaacatgatgtccacAGTTgacaaatccttctcggaagcaatcaaaatgggagaaatgatagagaatggtcttaagacaagaaaaattataagtcaagcagtttttaaaatcgcaactcaggctgtccgggttgaatctgataattttagcgacacaaatgaCAAGGTtaaagaaatcatgatgacatcaaggtcgagaagaggtcccaggagaatatctcgaaggtatgagcagcctccccAAGTTTTTCATGACTCCactgagcagtattatccaccccagaaccctcaatactctgttgctccacctcagtatgttgtccagccaccaaaacaccccagaaggcgagcacgggCATCACGAAATCTCcaacagcctccacaaaatttttag